A single window of Ovis canadensis isolate MfBH-ARS-UI-01 breed Bighorn chromosome 17, ARS-UI_OviCan_v2, whole genome shotgun sequence DNA harbors:
- the GAL3ST1 gene encoding galactosylceramide sulfotransferase isoform X2, with the protein MPLPQKRWESMAKGLVLGALFTSFLLLLYSYAVPPLYTGLASTTSEGAAPCSPAPSEPEAPTPANGSAGGCHPRRDIVFMKTHKTASSTLLNILFRFGQKHGLKFAFPNGRNDFDYPAFFARSLVQDYRPGACFNIICNHMRFHYDEVRGLVAPNATFITVLRDPARLFESSFHYFGSVVPFTWKLSGRDKLAEFLQDPDRYYDPRGYNAHYLRNLLFFDLGYDSDLDPGSPQVQEHILEVERRFHLVLLQEYFDESLVLLKDLLCWELEDVLYFKLNARRASAVPRLSGELYRRATAWNVLDARLYRHFNASFWRKVEAFGRERMAREVAALRRANERMRRICIDGGRAVDAAAIQDSAMQPWQPLGAKSILGYNLKKSIGQRHAQLCRRMLTPEIQYLMDLGVNLWITKLWKFIRDFLRW; encoded by the exons ATGCCGCTGCCACAGAAGCGCTGGGAGTCCATGGCCAAGGGGCTGGTGCTGGGGGCACTCTTCAccagcttcctgctgctgctgtacTCCTATGCCGTCCCCCCGCTGTACACTGGGCTGGCTTCCAC GACCTCCGAGGGCGCGGCACCCTGCTCCCCCGCCCCGAGTGAGCCAGAGGCTCCCACCCCGGCCAACGGCTCGGCGGGAGGCTGCCATCCGCGGCGGGACATCGTGTTCATGAAGACGCACAAGACGGCCAGCAGCACGCTGCTCAACATCCTGTTCCGCTTCGGCCAGAAGCACGGGCTCAAGTTCGCCTTCCCCAACGGCCGCAACGACTTCGACTACCCCGCCTTCTTCGCGCGCAGCCTGGTGCAGGACTACCGGCCCGGGGCCTGCTTCAACATCATCTGCAACCACATGCGCTTCCACTACGACGAGGTGCGCGGCCTGGTGGCGCCCAACGCCACCTTCATCACCGTGCTCCGCGACCCCGCCCGCCTCTTCGAGTCCTCCTTCCACTACTTCGGCTCCGTGGTGCCCTTCACGTGGAAGCTCTCGGGCCGCGACAAGCTGGCCGAGTTCCTGCAGGACCCCGACCGCTACTACGACCCCCGCGGCTACAACGCCCACTACCTCCGCAACCTGCTCTTCTTCGACCTGGGCTACGACAGCGACCTGGACCCCGGCAGCCCGCAGGTGCAGGAGCACATCCTGGAGGTGGAGCGCCGCTTCCACCTGGTGCTGCTGCAGGAGTACTTCGACGAGTCGCTCGTGCTGCTCAAGGACCTGCTGTGCTGGGAGCTGGAGGACGTGCTGTACTTCAAGCTCAACGCCCGCCGCGCCTCGGCCGTGCCGCGCCTCTCGGGCGAGCTGTACCGGCGCGCCACGGCCTGGAACGTACTGGACGCGCGCCTCTACCGCCACTTCAACGCCAGCTTCTGGCGCAAGGTGGAGGCCTTCGGGCGCGAGCGCATGGCCCGCGAGGTGGCCGCCCTGCGGCGCGCCAACGAGCGCATGCGCCGTATCTGCATCGACGGCGGCCGCGCGGTGGACGCGGCGGCCATCCAGGACTCGGCCATGCAGCCCTGGCAGCCGCTGGGCGCCAAGTCCATCCTGGGCTACAACCTCAAGAAGAGCATCGGGCAGCGGCATGCGCAGCTGTGCCGGCGCATGCTCACGCCGGAGATCCAGTATCTGATGGACCTGGGCGTCAACCTGTGGATCACCAAGCTCTGGAAGTTCATCCGGGACTTCCTGAGGTGGTGA
- the GAL3ST1 gene encoding galactosylceramide sulfotransferase isoform X1 — protein MPLPQKRWESMAKGLVLGALFTSFLLLLYSYAVPPLYTGLASTRTSEGAAPCSPAPSEPEAPTPANGSAGGCHPRRDIVFMKTHKTASSTLLNILFRFGQKHGLKFAFPNGRNDFDYPAFFARSLVQDYRPGACFNIICNHMRFHYDEVRGLVAPNATFITVLRDPARLFESSFHYFGSVVPFTWKLSGRDKLAEFLQDPDRYYDPRGYNAHYLRNLLFFDLGYDSDLDPGSPQVQEHILEVERRFHLVLLQEYFDESLVLLKDLLCWELEDVLYFKLNARRASAVPRLSGELYRRATAWNVLDARLYRHFNASFWRKVEAFGRERMAREVAALRRANERMRRICIDGGRAVDAAAIQDSAMQPWQPLGAKSILGYNLKKSIGQRHAQLCRRMLTPEIQYLMDLGVNLWITKLWKFIRDFLRW, from the exons ATGCCGCTGCCACAGAAGCGCTGGGAGTCCATGGCCAAGGGGCTGGTGCTGGGGGCACTCTTCAccagcttcctgctgctgctgtacTCCTATGCCGTCCCCCCGCTGTACACTGGGCTGGCTTCCAC CAGGACCTCCGAGGGCGCGGCACCCTGCTCCCCCGCCCCGAGTGAGCCAGAGGCTCCCACCCCGGCCAACGGCTCGGCGGGAGGCTGCCATCCGCGGCGGGACATCGTGTTCATGAAGACGCACAAGACGGCCAGCAGCACGCTGCTCAACATCCTGTTCCGCTTCGGCCAGAAGCACGGGCTCAAGTTCGCCTTCCCCAACGGCCGCAACGACTTCGACTACCCCGCCTTCTTCGCGCGCAGCCTGGTGCAGGACTACCGGCCCGGGGCCTGCTTCAACATCATCTGCAACCACATGCGCTTCCACTACGACGAGGTGCGCGGCCTGGTGGCGCCCAACGCCACCTTCATCACCGTGCTCCGCGACCCCGCCCGCCTCTTCGAGTCCTCCTTCCACTACTTCGGCTCCGTGGTGCCCTTCACGTGGAAGCTCTCGGGCCGCGACAAGCTGGCCGAGTTCCTGCAGGACCCCGACCGCTACTACGACCCCCGCGGCTACAACGCCCACTACCTCCGCAACCTGCTCTTCTTCGACCTGGGCTACGACAGCGACCTGGACCCCGGCAGCCCGCAGGTGCAGGAGCACATCCTGGAGGTGGAGCGCCGCTTCCACCTGGTGCTGCTGCAGGAGTACTTCGACGAGTCGCTCGTGCTGCTCAAGGACCTGCTGTGCTGGGAGCTGGAGGACGTGCTGTACTTCAAGCTCAACGCCCGCCGCGCCTCGGCCGTGCCGCGCCTCTCGGGCGAGCTGTACCGGCGCGCCACGGCCTGGAACGTACTGGACGCGCGCCTCTACCGCCACTTCAACGCCAGCTTCTGGCGCAAGGTGGAGGCCTTCGGGCGCGAGCGCATGGCCCGCGAGGTGGCCGCCCTGCGGCGCGCCAACGAGCGCATGCGCCGTATCTGCATCGACGGCGGCCGCGCGGTGGACGCGGCGGCCATCCAGGACTCGGCCATGCAGCCCTGGCAGCCGCTGGGCGCCAAGTCCATCCTGGGCTACAACCTCAAGAAGAGCATCGGGCAGCGGCATGCGCAGCTGTGCCGGCGCATGCTCACGCCGGAGATCCAGTATCTGATGGACCTGGGCGTCAACCTGTGGATCACCAAGCTCTGGAAGTTCATCCGGGACTTCCTGAGGTGGTGA